A single genomic interval of Flavobacteriales bacterium harbors:
- a CDS encoding PAS domain-containing protein codes for MNFDPNLIEQLPDGIFTLDESGNYTYVNNAAAQYVNREPTDLMGKNVWEEFPEDRSGEFFSAFNKVIRTGEIVRYRQYYSKSDRWFSFNVYAHEGGVLVWYKDDTDRSRREDENIQANKIILDAIESFKDLAILSVDRLYHYIFFNNSHLDFSHKAFNRTPKLGEPFFAGAILNDPSFALIQKELNRAFEGQARNFVLPFRFPWGVEYIDIHLRPNKPINGVVQAISMFAWNDTQRILGDRELERTREIINQTNAVAFTWSNVDDLHIAFVTKNVKSLLGYEREELLAGKKRFSEMVLAEDLSILSNAVSEQKSNNTQRSKPFRMVTKEGGVKWVEMLWFNTFNSDGSLRDVNSLLFDMDQIMLLQEKVNESEQRMNSAIRGADLGVWDFNIKKNTNIVNARWWNMLGYEVGEIEDSLQFFFDATHPEDRDKPFERIAEIENGDKTRSTWLSA; via the coding sequence GTGAATTTCGACCCTAACCTAATCGAACAACTACCCGACGGCATCTTTACCCTCGATGAGTCGGGAAACTACACCTACGTGAATAATGCGGCGGCGCAGTATGTGAATCGAGAACCTACGGATTTAATGGGAAAAAATGTGTGGGAGGAATTTCCCGAAGATCGATCGGGTGAATTCTTTTCGGCATTCAATAAAGTGATTCGGACAGGTGAAATAGTTCGGTATCGTCAATACTATTCGAAATCGGACCGGTGGTTTAGTTTTAACGTGTACGCTCACGAAGGTGGAGTTCTGGTTTGGTACAAGGACGATACGGATCGATCGAGGCGTGAGGACGAGAATATTCAAGCAAATAAGATAATTCTCGATGCCATTGAAAGTTTCAAAGACTTGGCTATATTATCCGTCGATCGGTTGTACCACTATATATTCTTTAATAACAGTCACCTCGATTTTTCTCATAAAGCATTTAACCGAACCCCAAAGCTCGGTGAGCCTTTTTTTGCAGGAGCGATCCTGAACGATCCAAGTTTCGCTCTCATTCAAAAAGAACTGAACCGTGCGTTTGAAGGCCAAGCACGGAATTTCGTACTTCCGTTTCGCTTTCCCTGGGGTGTTGAATATATAGACATACACCTTCGGCCGAATAAACCGATAAATGGTGTGGTTCAGGCGATAAGCATGTTCGCCTGGAACGATACACAGCGAATTTTAGGGGATCGTGAACTAGAGCGTACTCGTGAGATCATCAATCAAACCAATGCGGTGGCCTTCACTTGGTCGAATGTAGATGACCTGCATATCGCATTCGTCACCAAGAATGTTAAATCCCTGCTCGGATATGAGCGGGAGGAACTGCTTGCCGGCAAAAAGAGATTCTCGGAGATGGTTTTGGCAGAGGATCTATCCATTCTGAGTAACGCCGTATCCGAACAAAAGTCAAATAACACCCAGCGGTCAAAGCCGTTTCGAATGGTGACCAAGGAAGGAGGCGTGAAATGGGTCGAAATGCTCTGGTTCAACACCTTCAATTCCGATGGAAGTCTGCGGGACGTGAACAGTTTGTTATTTGACATGGATCAGATCATGCTCCTTCAGGAAAAGGTGAATGAAAGTGAACAGCGGATGAATTCTGCTATTCGTGGGGCAGACCTTGGAGTTTGGGATTTTAACATCAAAAAGAACACCAACATTGTCAATGCGCGATGGTGGAATATGCTCGGGTACGAGGTCGGAGAGATCGAGGACAGCTTGCAGTTCTTCTTCGATGCGACTCACCCCGAGGACCGCGATAAGCCTTTTGAGCGTATAGCCGAGATCGAAAACGGTGATAAAACGAGATCAACATGGTTATCCGCATGA
- a CDS encoding GNAT family N-acetyltransferase, translated as MEHIHVYDPGNQPTEQQKNDLIDFLFDQLEQYGDPRPNIETCLNYALSSEKGQGGFAVVLEDNGKIKGATIINNTGMKGYIPENVLVYIATHRDHRGEGLGRKVMTSAIERAEGDIALHVEKDNPAKFLYGKLGFTNPYLEMRLKK; from the coding sequence ATGGAACATATTCACGTCTACGACCCCGGCAACCAACCCACAGAACAACAGAAGAACGACTTGATCGACTTTCTCTTTGATCAGCTCGAGCAATATGGCGATCCCCGCCCCAATATTGAAACCTGTTTGAATTACGCGTTATCCTCTGAAAAAGGCCAAGGCGGCTTCGCTGTCGTCCTCGAAGACAACGGCAAAATCAAAGGAGCCACCATCATCAACAACACCGGAATGAAAGGATATATCCCGGAGAATGTTCTGGTATATATTGCCACTCATCGCGATCATCGCGGTGAAGGCCTCGGTCGAAAGGTAATGACCTCCGCAATCGAACGCGCGGAAGGCGATATCGCTCTACATGTCGAAAAAGACAATCCTGCCAAATTCCTGTACGGGAAACTGGGATTCACCAATCCCTACCTCGAAATGAGACTCAAGAAGTAA
- a CDS encoding sodium:solute symporter family protein: MLGVGVYFMRKNQSDDDYYVGGRNMSAVHIGLSVVATDVGGGFSIGLGGLGFLMGLSGSWMLFTGLLGAWLSAVFLIPRVYEISRLNKLLTFPEALRHFYNPKVALAAAIISMIGYVGFTSSQILAGAKLASATFPSVPINTAVYIMGIIAVLYTAVGGIKAVIYTDTIQWSILMIVLVFIGIPLGYNAIGGRTAIVEVLDRSYLQLSNVSWVQLLNWSITIIPIWFVGMTLYQRIYACRDEKTAIRAWRLAGLFEWPIMAFMGIALGLFARVAFEQGVFAELGYPATAEIDAELGLPLFLRHILPIGLMGVMMSAYFSAILSTADSCLMAASGNFTTDIAPYFKSLRNKGVRTSQIVTGLVGITSVLLASHMQNVLELMLYSYAFMVSGLFVPVLAMIVHQDPSHRAALGAMVVGGTTTLVLILSGVSLPLDLDANIFGVSASMLTYLVLNRMDHRTQIPHHG, encoded by the coding sequence ATGTTGGGGGTGGGCGTATACTTCATGCGCAAGAACCAAAGTGATGACGATTACTATGTGGGCGGGCGCAATATGTCGGCCGTACACATCGGCCTTTCGGTCGTGGCTACTGACGTTGGTGGCGGTTTTTCCATTGGCCTAGGCGGACTTGGTTTTTTAATGGGCCTGAGTGGCAGTTGGATGCTCTTTACTGGTTTATTGGGCGCTTGGCTTAGTGCCGTGTTCCTAATCCCTCGGGTATATGAGATCAGCAGACTCAACAAACTCCTCACCTTCCCCGAAGCCCTGCGCCATTTTTATAATCCGAAAGTCGCTCTGGCGGCTGCGATCATCAGTATGATCGGATACGTTGGGTTCACGAGTAGTCAAATATTGGCCGGTGCCAAGCTCGCCTCGGCCACTTTTCCGTCCGTTCCCATAAACACAGCCGTATATATCATGGGCATCATAGCAGTTTTGTACACTGCCGTGGGAGGAATAAAAGCGGTGATCTACACCGACACCATTCAATGGTCGATCCTGATGATCGTACTCGTATTCATAGGAATTCCGTTGGGGTACAATGCCATAGGAGGGCGTACAGCCATTGTGGAGGTTTTGGATCGCTCGTATTTACAGCTGAGCAATGTTTCCTGGGTTCAATTGCTAAATTGGAGCATCACCATTATTCCGATCTGGTTCGTGGGAATGACCCTCTACCAGCGAATCTACGCTTGTAGAGATGAAAAAACGGCCATTCGCGCCTGGCGATTAGCCGGTCTCTTTGAGTGGCCCATCATGGCCTTTATGGGCATCGCGCTAGGGCTCTTTGCTCGAGTAGCTTTTGAACAAGGAGTATTTGCGGAATTGGGTTACCCGGCAACCGCCGAAATAGATGCCGAGCTTGGACTTCCCCTTTTCTTGAGGCACATATTACCTATTGGACTCATGGGAGTTATGATGAGCGCCTATTTTTCGGCTATCCTTTCCACGGCCGATAGCTGTTTAATGGCGGCCTCGGGGAATTTCACTACCGATATTGCCCCGTATTTTAAATCGCTCCGCAACAAAGGAGTACGAACTTCGCAGATCGTAACCGGATTGGTGGGTATTACATCCGTTTTATTGGCAAGTCACATGCAAAATGTTCTCGAACTCATGCTCTATAGCTATGCCTTTATGGTTTCCGGACTGTTCGTGCCGGTTTTAGCCATGATCGTACATCAAGACCCTTCGCACCGTGCCGCCTTGGGGGCCATGGTCGTGGGCGGAACAACGACACTAGTTCTTATCTTGAGTGGGGTTTCGCTCCCTTTAGACTTGGATGCTAACATTTTTGGGGTCTCGGCCTCTATGCTGACCTACCTTGTTCTAAATCGAATGGACCACCGAACACAAATACCTCATCATGGCTGA
- a CDS encoding alanine racemase — protein sequence MAELIIRTEHIQDNIRKLGTYFKERNIQWSLISKVFSGDTDFIAKVFTPEAIPYVDSIGDSRLTSLKNLRAVNPDMRTIYIKPPAKVYADDVVRYANISLNSSFETIEALNIAAEKQGKVHQVIIMLEMGELREGVLREGILEFYERIFNMPNIDVIGIGSNLGCMYGIEPTRDKLLQLALYKELISAKFDRDVPLVSGGTSITLPLIDSGVVPPEINHFRVGEAAFFGVSPLRDEQFLDLSTDTFEFSANIIELEEKEIVPDGVISEANIGHTAEFNEEKDQGEKSYKAILDFGLLDVDQENLIDNSKSMEFVGITSDMTVVDVGNNKTKDGKTRFQVGDSVLLKPNYMATARLLMSKFIDRKFE from the coding sequence ATGGCTGAGCTGATCATACGCACGGAACATATCCAAGACAATATTCGAAAGTTGGGCACTTATTTCAAGGAGCGCAACATTCAGTGGAGCTTGATCTCCAAGGTATTCTCCGGCGATACCGATTTCATCGCCAAGGTCTTTACCCCGGAGGCAATTCCCTATGTTGATTCCATAGGGGATTCGCGGTTGACGAGCCTTAAAAACCTCCGAGCCGTGAATCCAGATATGAGGACGATTTACATAAAGCCTCCGGCCAAGGTCTACGCCGATGACGTGGTACGCTACGCAAACATTTCGCTTAACAGCTCTTTCGAGACCATTGAAGCACTGAATATCGCTGCCGAAAAACAAGGTAAGGTCCATCAAGTGATCATCATGCTGGAAATGGGCGAATTGCGCGAAGGAGTTCTGCGCGAAGGTATTCTCGAATTCTACGAACGAATCTTCAATATGCCGAACATCGACGTTATCGGCATTGGTTCCAACCTGGGCTGCATGTACGGAATCGAACCCACTCGAGACAAACTCTTACAACTGGCCTTGTACAAAGAATTGATCTCGGCCAAATTCGATCGCGACGTCCCTCTGGTCAGCGGAGGCACAAGCATTACCTTGCCACTGATAGACTCGGGTGTAGTACCACCGGAGATCAATCACTTCAGGGTCGGTGAAGCCGCATTCTTCGGCGTGAGTCCATTGCGCGACGAACAATTCTTGGACCTTTCAACGGATACTTTTGAGTTCTCCGCTAACATCATCGAACTCGAAGAAAAAGAGATCGTTCCCGATGGTGTAATTAGTGAGGCCAATATTGGCCATACCGCAGAATTCAACGAGGAAAAAGACCAAGGCGAAAAATCCTACAAGGCTATACTCGATTTCGGACTGCTCGATGTGGATCAAGAAAACCTCATCGACAATTCGAAATCCATGGAATTCGTCGGAATTACTTCAGATATGACCGTAGTCGATGTCGGGAACAACAAGACCAAGGACGGTAAAACTCGCTTTCAAGTGGGCGATTCCGTGCTGTTGAAACCAAATTACATGGCCACGGCTCGACTCCTCATGTCGAAATTCATCGATCGGAAGTTCGAATGA
- a CDS encoding Hsp20/alpha crystallin family protein, giving the protein MTLIKHTRKPAFPSIFDDFFMRDLFDNDWMPNGKHTVPAVNIMEHDDHFELSFAVPGMKKKDFHIELDNDTLIVSAEVKKEKEHTGKFARREFNYRSFERRFTLPDSADMHKIGAKYEDGVLNVSVPKKEEAKVQAPRQIEIA; this is encoded by the coding sequence ATGACACTGATCAAACACACCCGCAAACCCGCATTCCCGAGTATTTTTGATGACTTTTTCATGCGCGATCTTTTCGACAATGATTGGATGCCCAACGGCAAGCATACGGTTCCGGCCGTAAACATTATGGAGCACGACGATCATTTTGAGTTGTCGTTCGCCGTACCGGGAATGAAGAAGAAGGACTTCCACATTGAGCTCGACAACGATACGTTGATCGTTTCGGCCGAAGTGAAGAAAGAAAAAGAACACACTGGTAAGTTCGCTCGTCGCGAGTTCAACTACAGAAGCTTTGAGCGTCGCTTTACGTTGCCCGATTCAGCGGACATGCACAAGATCGGAGCCAAGTATGAAGATGGAGTATTGAATGTTTCAGTACCCAAAAAAGAAGAAGCGAAGGTGCAGGCTCCACGTCAAATTGAAATCGCCTGA
- a CDS encoding DUF4395 family protein, which produces MPTRTLRVILGLDALFCLLFVGAEQPVFLGLVVLDFVGRGTLNIRGSVFGLFLKTNVVESDTDQTTELDPKAFAARLGAVASSTAFVLFYAGYHAWSSGIAIGVAAFSLSDALFKRCFGSQIYRNYLKPYFDKAERGIVREFKETPIYKIITVLFCLGFFPLLYLIGRFLAR; this is translated from the coding sequence GTGCCCACGCGGACCCTGAGGGTCATTCTCGGGTTGGATGCATTATTCTGCCTGTTATTCGTCGGTGCCGAGCAGCCTGTTTTCCTAGGGCTCGTGGTTCTCGATTTCGTAGGACGCGGCACATTGAACATAAGAGGAAGTGTTTTCGGATTGTTCTTGAAGACAAACGTTGTAGAAAGCGACACCGACCAAACAACTGAATTGGACCCCAAGGCCTTTGCGGCTCGACTCGGAGCGGTGGCCTCATCCACCGCCTTCGTCCTCTTTTATGCCGGCTACCACGCCTGGTCGTCCGGAATCGCCATCGGCGTGGCGGCCTTTTCTCTGAGCGATGCGCTCTTCAAAAGGTGCTTTGGTTCGCAGATTTACCGAAACTACCTGAAACCGTATTTCGACAAGGCGGAAAGAGGCATCGTGCGCGAGTTCAAGGAAACCCCGATCTACAAGATCATAACGGTCCTTTTTTGCTTGGGATTCTTCCCGCTGCTCTACCTCATCGGTCGTTTTCTGGCGCGGTGA
- a CDS encoding LysE family transporter, which translates to MTVELILQGALLGLLLAFLIGPVFFVLLDTSISQGPLAAAILDLGILTSDFCCLIAAYLASRQLEHLVQGNPWFFIIGGAAIVVYGVYLFVKPFKYQRPTVIHVPSTRKMFALFTKGFLLNIVNPGVILFWVTVVLLVGSRYDLQVRTLILHFGATFVFFILPDIFKILGAERLKKIARPRQVFHFQRALAGGLILWGLLVFLRGIW; encoded by the coding sequence ATGACCGTCGAATTGATTCTACAAGGTGCATTACTTGGTTTGCTCTTGGCTTTTTTAATTGGCCCGGTATTCTTCGTGTTGCTCGATACCAGCATTTCCCAAGGTCCATTGGCGGCGGCCATTCTCGACCTCGGAATTCTCACCAGTGACTTTTGTTGTTTGATCGCCGCGTACCTGGCCTCGCGTCAACTTGAACACCTGGTTCAGGGAAATCCGTGGTTCTTCATTATTGGCGGAGCAGCCATCGTGGTATACGGGGTCTATTTATTCGTAAAGCCCTTCAAGTATCAGCGTCCTACTGTAATCCACGTTCCCAGTACGCGTAAGATGTTTGCCCTATTTACCAAAGGGTTCCTGCTCAACATCGTGAATCCTGGGGTTATCCTTTTCTGGGTTACCGTAGTGCTGCTGGTAGGAAGTCGGTACGATCTTCAAGTCCGCACCCTGATCCTTCATTTTGGAGCCACCTTCGTTTTCTTCATCCTTCCCGATATCTTCAAGATCCTCGGAGCCGAACGGCTTAAAAAGATCGCTCGTCCTCGACAGGTATTTCATTTTCAGCGCGCCCTAGCGGGCGGATTAATACTCTGGGGGCTGCTGGTGTTCCTGCGCGGGATATGGTGA